The region CTACGGTTGAGGCGACTCGGCCTTCGGTGCCTTGCTCGAAGCGGTCGGGGCCGCCGAGGCGGCCGCGCCCGGCGACGCCGGCGGCTTCTTCTCGACGGGACGCGTCGTGACGGGCTTCGGCACCATCAGGAGCACCATGCTCCGGCCTTCCATGCGCGCCGGGATCTCGACCTGCCCCACCCCCTCGAGATCCTTCACGACCTTCTGGAGGAGACGGGTGCCGGCCTCGGGATGCGCCATCTCCCGGCCGCGAAACACCACCGTGAACTTCACCTTGTCATGCAGCTCGAGGAACTTGCGGCCATGCTCGACCTTGAATCGGTAGTCGTGCTCCTCGATCTTGGGCCTGAGCTTGACTTCCTTGAGATGCGTGATGTGCTGCTTCTTGCGCGCCTTCTGCTGCTTCTTGTTCTGCTCGTACTTGAACTTCCCGAAGTCCATCACCCGGCAGACCGGCGGCTTGGCCGTGGGCGAGACCTCGACGAGATCCAGGCCCCGCTCCTGCGCGAACGTCAGCGCTTCACGGATGCCCAGGATTCCGACCTGCTCCCCGTCGGGTCCGATGACACGGACCTGCGGGATGCGGATGCGGTCGTTCACGCGAATTTCCTTGGTGCTAGCGATCGGTAGTCCCTCCTACGGTCGG is a window of Candidatus Eisenbacteria bacterium DNA encoding:
- the infC gene encoding translation initiation factor IF-3, yielding MASTKEIRVNDRIRIPQVRVIGPDGEQVGILGIREALTFAQERGLDLVEVSPTAKPPVCRVMDFGKFKYEQNKKQQKARKKQHITHLKEVKLRPKIEEHDYRFKVEHGRKFLELHDKVKFTVVFRGREMAHPEAGTRLLQKVVKDLEGVGQVEIPARMEGRSMVLLMVPKPVTTRPVEKKPPASPGAAASAAPTASSKAPKAESPQP